From Mugil cephalus isolate CIBA_MC_2020 chromosome 4, CIBA_Mcephalus_1.1, whole genome shotgun sequence:
TCGGACGCCAGTTAGAGGAGGTCGCATTCATGGGTCAGGGAGTGTTGGAAGGGGACGGGTCCCCCGGGAAGGGTCAAGGTTCATGGACAGTGCACCTCCGGGGTTCCTACGGGACCCTGGCTCAGTCCCCttacctaaccctaacccccctaaccctaaccctaacactaaccacATTCTATCCtggtcctaaccctaaccacttTGTCTTATTGTAGCCCTAACCCCATTGTtttgccctaaccctaaccccattGTTTTGCCCTAACCCCATTGTtttgccctaaccctaaccacatTGTCTGTGTGACCCcattttatttgattgattgatggttggattaagttaaaaaaaacatttcattggggcattaaaattgtaaatatatttaaaaactatttcatatttcataaagTGGGGTATAATCATTActataaataacaatacaatTGATCTACATTttacaatacattttaaattgataCTAAATTAAGATACTAAAATACATGGtcttaaaaacattattattaaaaatatttaacataatctatttgattttatttaatttcatttaattttgtctAATATTATTCACTTTCATTCAATTTCATTACAATTCATTTGGTTTGGCTATTAGGGGGTTAAAAACTATAAGAGAAGAGTTTATATTACATTTGgcaaacttaaaaaacaatgaaaaacaatttGCGAACAGAGTTTATAAAAGCCGGGCGAATTCATCGAGAGCTCATTCTTGCTCGGACGCTCGTAGTGAACACATCGCTCTGCAGCCACCTGACATAAGTGATTTTTTAGTGTGTCCTTGGCCTGAGGAAGAGGGTTAGCTCTAAACGTCTAAACGTCGCCCGGACACACCCTCCcttagttttttattgtttttgaagaaaataattaattttttcaattcatattttgatttattttaattcatttttgaaaatttaaactttaaaacgtCACCCATAACTATGGGTGACTACTATGATGATGGCTGGACCCTCGTCCAGTCCAAAAAGTGCTCACAGAAACCACTTCAGTCGACTCCAAATTGCCTGCAACGCGCCCCTAAACGCTTTCCCTGGACCATTTTTTGGCATCCAGCACTTAGCAAATTTCCCATGTATTCCTATGGGGAAAATTCACTTGCTCATAACTTTTGATAGAAACATCCTAGAAACTTGGTTCAAGTACCAGTGGGTGCCGCGTGGCCACAAATGGGGGGTAGCCGCAGTCTCAACAAATGAGCACCTAAGGAAAAAAATGAGCCCCCGACTTTGTAAAATCAAAGGCTTCCCATGCTCCAATCGGAACGGGACCACTACCAGTCgatgcggggggggggggggggggggggcgcgaTATAGTGGGGGTAGCCCAAGTTTCAAGGCTCTCACATGCTCACAGAAAAATGAGCCGCGACTTTTAAAGTGGCACTTTGGGTTGGTTGGGTGGGTGGTTGGGTGGGAGGTGCCATGGGCTTGTCATATGggcagcgctttttgttaattattaaagaCCTTTTTGCttgagatcctgcctcatcaatagtcctgcatctaggtcctcacctacaacaacaacctcaaCTCCCCCTAACGTGACCGGGGAATATGTAGGAAGAAGTATAGCTTCGGTCCGCACCTCCATAACTGTTGCATAATTATGCCAGTTCCCTGTTTGGTTTTATATGGGCCCCTTTTAACTGTTAGTCGTGAGTTGTGTACAAGGATGGAGTGAGATATGACGGATTGCAGATTGCAAATTGTATATGCGCCAAATTAATTTTGCAATGGGAGATACCAAGGAACTGGTCAGTGCTGCTGCTACACTGGCAGGTATTGAATTCCACTTTGGAAGTAGAAATGTCATAAAAAGACATacatatgtgttgtttttggttaAGGTcctgtcaggccgagactcaaagcaggactcagaatgcagagataagaaatgacaaaaggcttttattggattCTCCGGAGATCccacacagagggacaaacaaatggctacaaaaaaaacctagacgctaaTCTGACTACTGAGAACGAAAAACTCtccagagggaggaaaaactcaaatcaaagaaacaaatcgaaaaaacaaccaaaacactccgaatggaggaaaacctcaggactaaggatctaaactaaggaaagaattaacaaacaaaaactctctctttgAGAGGAATAACTGGCTTACTTGGCAACTTCTTTGGGTgtagacatgaaacaaggctcGGTCGCAGGTCGAGGACGATAACActcacaagacaaggggaacacagactacttaaacacatggagggaaataggggacaggtggaaacacttagggcaatcagactgagacacatgaggaagggcaagtgacctgaaacgagaggagaattacttttcaaaataaaacaggaaatgacaggacaaaacaaacccaagacaagacaccctcaccacggtgtgacaggtCCATGTGCATTGTCTTCGTATGCATGTTAAGTTGGTGGCCTCTAAGGGAATTCATCTGTGTTATAGAATCATTATAGAATGTGATTGCTGAGGCAACACACTTGCTAGGACTCCACAGCACACCGCTCACGTCAATGGGCCGTCTGCGGCTGTCTCCATTAGTTCCCATTTCCATGGTTCCCACAGTGTACGAACGGACAAATCTCCTTTGGCTCTATGATTGGACAGTGCATGTGAGCGATGAGTAATCATGTGAAATTTGATGttcaaaacacaacagtggTGGGTTGTGAGCAGGATCTGGGATGGTTGGAAGTGGAAAGGTTCCACTTCCGATGTCTGAGGTTTCTGACCCTCACGAAGTCTCCTGGTTCCAGAGTATGGAGTGGGTCTTCACCTGGTTTTGGAAGGGCTGCAGAGATTGTCTGTCTTATTTGGTGTAATCAAGACACAAGAGAAGAGCAGTAATTTAGTATTGCATCTTGACAAAGAGTTGTGGATGCGAAACACTTACCTGGTTGTCCACGTCCCATTTCTGGTGGATCCACAAAGAGAATTTCAAATGGACTCAAAGTAGTTCTGGCACTTGTCCTCATCATCACATACATCAGCATGAGTGGGAGTTCTGCGGTCCATTGAAGACCAGTTTCTTTGTATAAACTTTTTGTTGGAAAACGCCTTTTCAGTATTTCTGAAGATTAACAAGttcaaaataaagttaaacattGATGTAATGATTGTGTTTGCACTATTACTTTTATAGGATTATCTTCCTCATTGACAACAGCACAATTAataaatttatataaatatttacagaatattcttacaCTTGTGATTACCAGCAGGGTTAGCTGCTTCAAAATATACAAtctactgctttttacaatgggagaaaattaatattgatcaGAATTAACTTCAAGTTATCATTTGTACagccctccaacacagttcagatttttcatgtggccccctatAGAAATGAATTGCCCAGCCCTGTGTTATATGGAATTTCTTCTCCTGAAACATCCACCTTTATATCTTGGTGGTATCCTTTTCCTCAATTAAAATGCCTTCCATGTGCATGAAAATCTAAATGAAGGTACTTGTTTTGATGAGACAGTGACCTCTTGGCCCTCTGATACCTGCTGTACAGGAGCTCTGTGTTGTAGGACAGTCCTTCATAGTAGCGGATGTTAGACTAGGAGATAAATGGtgatgatgacattttttttttttttttttgcagacccATACTGTTCTCCATCTTATTGGGGGTCTCCTCTGACCCACAAATAAAATAGGTGTCCACCAAAAACTGGaacatcttttcctttttcatcatCTCGTTTTTATCCTTATGTTTGTAGTTTTTGGCTTTAACTCCAGTGTCTCCTTAGGGGGGTCCCTCGCACTGGGAGCTGTGTCTGGGGGCTGGGTGCTGGTGCCCCCTGGTGTTCAGCCTGTGACTCCTCCCAGAGTGGATGGCCCCAAAGATAGAGCTTCCTTAATCCTCACTGTCAGGACATGTCTCCCTATTGTCAGTAGTAATAGtgggcaggtgtgtgtgtgggtgggtgtatGTATGGtatggagggtgggagggaggagtTTTACTTGTAATTGTGTTCaagtgtaaagcactttgtgttgcgtgtctatgcatgaaaggtgctctataaataaagtttgatttgatttaattttaagtaGGCACAAACTTTTTCGACACCACTGTGCAGTTTTGCATCCATCATGTAAATAAGTGTCTTTGCAGGGATCACAGTGCttcatattattcattatttcacaaagttttaatttgttgaacTATAAGTTGGCTTGATTTAGTTATTGATTACAAATCAAACCAAGACTCACATCAATTAAAATCATAGTGTTAATGTTTGAATGGGTCCTGGGCCACTTTTTAATGGGAAAATtgaataaacatgaataatagTCTGTTTTAACCTGAATGCATTTACAACAAACCTGAATAATGGTGCCATCTGGTGGTCACTTGCATACGGCACAAGTTGGATCTTTAAAAGTTGGGTCAACTGAGAAGATGACATATTGGAAGTAATACACAATCATTAAAAAATTCAAAGGTAAATggtatatacatatttatatatacatacagcaATTTAAAAAGACCGAATATGGACGCACACAAGGCCTAAACAGAAAACCTCCACAACCAGCATCAGGCAGCAGATCATCAattaacccccctccccctttgaATTTGTGTAACTGTGTATCTCCACCTTTTGTCATGACTCACGAGCTGGAACATGACGAAGAATACTTACAATGACCGGAAAGTCTGGAGAAACATTCAGTCAACTAAGTCCACTGTAGATTTAGTCGACTAAAATGAGACTAAGACTAAAAGAACTCAGACGACTAAAAATATGACTCAAACTAAATCATGTTCTACCCAAAAGACAAAGACTAAATCTGAATTTGATGTCAAAATTAACACTGCATAAAACacaagaccttttttttttttttttgaaagaaaatgatcagGTGAAGTGGGAAGTTGAGTCTGtgaaatatatgtatgtataaacaCTCCAACACAGTAGGTGGCAGAAAAGTACTTTAACAGGAGTGATAGGTGTCTTAAAACACATGATGAAGAAGGCAGtagtagaagaaggaggaggaggaggaggaaaaatgggAAGATGAGACTGTTTTGTATCAAAGTCCAGAGTCGAGCTGTTCGTGACACAGTCAGACCGTCTGGACCAACATGGAGGAACAAAAGAAGATTCTATGTGTGGGCCTAGTCTGCCTGGACATCATCAACGTGGTCAACAACTACCCTGAAGAAGATACTGATAGCAGGTTAGCTcacaagctaatgctaatacaACCTAATGCTATTACTGACAGTAGGTTAGCTCccaggctaatgctaactcgTGACTTTGTTGTCTTGACTCTGCAGAGACAACCCAACCTTATCTGTACAACACAGAGCCTTAAACATCAGGACCCCGTAGTAAATCTACTGTGGTGTATTAgggttaattaataaataaattctggaTAACCACATTAATTGCAAAGCTAAACGTTTGGTTGGTAATCATTATACATAacacagtcatttttatttccttgtttgaTGTTTGAATGTGAGGACAGAGGTCGCTCTGCAGACTGACTGAGATCATAACAAATACTCTACTATATCCTATAATCACTATAATCAGTGCAACAACTTACCTAGGAATTAATCTTGTCTCCTCCACACCCAGCAGCACAGAGGTTAGATCTCTCTTGATGCTTATCACAAACTCAAGCTACATTTTTAGAAAGACTGTGACTTGTATGTCTCCACTGTTGCTGTGTGACGTCTTATGTTCAGAGATGATGGACATAAACTTGAATTAACAATAAGATCAATAAAGCTCGGGTAACATGATGGAAACatgatatttgtcttttcattgtTCTGTGAATGAAATCCCACTTCATTTATCTACTCTGGcacctttcttctttctgacTTTATTTCAGTCTCCAGCGTTTTCACTCTGACGTGatctgtgtttgaaatgttttttttatcgaCCAATGATTCTGCAGGTGTTTGTCGCAGCGCTGGCAGCGAGGAGGAAATGCCTCAAACTCGTGTACAGTGCTGTCGCTGCTCGGAGCTTCCTGCGCCTTCATGGGTTCATTGTCTCCTGGTCCTGTGGCCAAGTGAGTACCAATCAATAAGTCCACCACATCAGTAACTCTGAAGCTGGTTACCAGAAAGTTGTTCTCTGTTCTGGAGCTAAGAGAACACgaaaaaagtttattttggCCAAATTTATATTTCACAAGAAGCTCAAGTCCCAAACTCATGGGATGTCCTCATAGGTCCCTCCCACTGcagccctaaccctaagtcgCACATGACACAACAGGCACTTTTTGGATATGAATATTGACCAGTTGTTGTTGACAATCagcatccacccacacacagtatgatctctacccaggagagattaggtTACACTGAATAtcagcatctgggagctcacagtgCATTTAAACTCTCAGCATTACCCACAGCCACTTccattttctgaccaatcaTAGAACAATAACCGGAAATCACACgagaaaaaaagttctgtcTGGTTGATGTGTCAAGAACAAGCTATAAGAACAAAATTATGTAATTTTCTCTCACTGTAACAACCTTAATGCACTGCTCACCAATTAGGAATAACATGTTATTAGTAGCGAGGAGATGGTAGTGttcatatacacacatatatgcacagtatatatgtacatattcgTATATTAGTGCTGTCATACGATTCAAATGTTCAGTCAGATTAATCggattaaatctccttcatgtttaatctctattgaATCGTTTTATCGTTGATGATGAACAAACTCCAGGAACAAGAGAataaatctgcactgaacgagttcattaaacacattcaacagtttcaacaactttttatgtttttttttttttttttcagccaaaaTTTGTCCACATTGTGTCAACgtgtgtccacattaatgtgtccctgttgctacggagacagactaacttgttgacattgtccaaccagaggagagctgacgcttcttattgagaacagtctctcccagtgaacagtggctgcaggagtggacacatattagcaacagcattggcagcttgtctttgtcctggtttgtcttggtttgtctgtcctcaaatgtcccatggagaggaccaacgtgctgtttagcgtcttccatctttatgggttggttctgctgcctgtcactaccggatcagctggtgctaacgctaacgctacttggacaaactgagacacgttcacagtcgttctgctgcagatgattCACTGGGTTCAGattattaatcacattaatcatgattaatcattttgacagccctaatatatagatatagatgtacatatatttatttatttatttatttttatctcggCATAACCACACAGTGGTCTACACAGTGTGGATTATTATTGATGCCAGTCTGTAGTCTGTACTGGAAATGttactgcatgaactgtatgGACATATCGTAACTACCCTTGTACTCAGGTTATTTTTTTGGGGAGCTCTGGAGATGTAAACAGTTTCtgtctgtagttttattttggaggatTTTCAGAAGTTCTGCATCGATGTGTCTCTGCTAACTGAGCACGCTCAGTGTAACCTGCCCACCTCTGTGGTCATCAGCAACATCAGCACAGGAAGCCGCACCATCCTGCACATGAACAGGTgtgaacaggtgtgtgtgtctgtgtgtgtgtgttactaaCTGAATCTGTTTCAGGAACATCGTCGTCATTGAACAGCTCTGGTCTTCGTGTCCCATCAGTCAGAAAAAGTTTTCTGCCTGAACTTGGTTTATTTTGCCCGGCACACTtatgtttcctgtctgtgtctctgttagTTTCATCATGGCTGACTTCTCACAGCGTGAAATTGATGTCTCAGCAGTGGTTTGGCAGGTCGAAGGTCAAACTCCATGTGCATGTTGTGTGGTTTGTCCATCGAGTGGATCTCGAACCGTCGTTCTCTCTGATACGTAAGACGTCTGGCTGGTGACACAGTGTTAACTAAACACTTCTTTATCTAAAGGAGAGGCATTGACTTATCAATGGTAAAATCAGCCTAAgcagtttacatttatttgtgaaTTGCATTGATATTGACCAGGATAAAGAGCAGCATCTACAACACAGATGAGACAGTCTCAGCGTCAGAGGAAGGGAACATCATAAATAAGATGCACAGTGTTAAAACCCTGTGAATCTGAGCTCAGAGCATCTGCTGCTACAGATAAAAACGACCTGGAAGTGTTTTGTGAACACTGTTTGACCTGCCTCAAGAAAGCATGAACACTTGATCCTGATCCTGAATCTGGTGAAATAACAGTTGGTCGCGTTATCCACTGCAGAGAGAGGCACTGAGGCCCAGATCCCACGTTTAAAGGAAGTCTCTAAGCCTGAAAGAAAGCTAGGGAACCAACGTTTACTGTGCCATCTGATGTGCGAAGACGATTCTGATACTACTTGAGTGTTTCTCAAGAGGTTTTCATCTATTCACCTGTAATGAGTGGTTTGTCAggataaaacacaaagaagataGAAGACGAGAAGAAACTGTGCTCTACGTCCAGAAACATGGAGGTCCTGAACACAATGACAGCATTCAAAACTGATCATCCTCCAAAATATGACGTCACTTTAGTGTTTAGTTTGAAATCTGGAAGTTTTTCAAGGTTGGTTATTATTCTCAACTAACACTGAAATAGCCCCTTAATGTTCACAATTTCagaaatcatccatccatcaataaTACATCTCTATATTGTTTTGTCTTCAGGAACCAAagtaaagttattttaattgCTACTGAGTAGTCAAACACTACAACCATTTCCTTTTATATACACTGCTCAAAAAATGGAAGACTTTTTAATCAGATCAGCTACTTTGTTAATGAAATGAACAACAGGTGACTAGAGACCCCCTGATGAGCTCCAGATGTTTTCAGAGtattcctttaattttttgAGCAGTGTATTTAAAGTCCTCCAGATCTTTTCTGGCCTTTTCTTTAGCCTCTGCAGTGGTTCTGGGTTAATTCATTGTCAGTGAttgatttaatttctcttttgtgtGATGACCTATGAAATATTGTGTTGTGTCATCAGTCAGACACCTTGCAGATCTTGAgcactgtttctgttttcatttttacaaagtcctgtttgtctttcaaTGAATCCTgcacaaatgttatttttctggtGACTTTTTCGTATTTTAGACATTTGTCATCTGATTCTATAAGAAATAGTGTTAAGGATGATTGTTAATCAAATGATTGATAGTTAATTAGTGGTTGATAGTTCTACTGAGACACAAACCTCTGTCAGACACATTGAAGGAGAAACTCGTCCTCCCTCCATGAGTGAATCAAACACTCATTGGTCATGTCATGGTGATGTCAATGTCGTCAGATTTCCAACAGGAAATCGATAATAAATCCATAACAAACTACAGTGAGGAGGTCATGAGCCTCACAAGAATCAGTTTGACATGGAGGGATGGACATGTTTCTGGGTTCTTAACTTTTTCCTCTGAGCAACATAAACTCTGACTTAACTTCCTATCTGTCAGGAACCTTCCTGATGTCACGGCAGAGGATTTTGCCAAAGTTGACCTCCGTCAGTTCAAGTGGATTCATTGGGAGGTGGGTGAAGACCTAGAAACTACAACAACCAGAATAGTTTAAATAAACCTGAATAACAAATAATGCATCTTGATAAAATTATCTAAACATGACAAAGTTCAACACACTCACCTCAGTGTGATTAATCAGGTCAAACTAACCAGACAGGGTCAATCTGAATTTCACCTGTGGAATATTATTTACTTAAACGTTAAAGTCTTTTAGTATGCCAACACTGAGAGCACAATCATatttttgttaatgttattattatattattatcaggCTCCTACTCAGAGGTTTGGACACAGATTCAGACTCAGGTTTCCGGCAAAAACAGAGTCCATTTATTCAGtccaaaatcaaaaataaaaaggcaggcAGGAAATCAAGGAGATCCCTGGAATCACACGGAATCTCTCTGGGGAAAAGCTGGACCGCTACATAGAATAATAAGACGATCTGGGATTGAGGGGAAGGGAAGCGAAGTTTATACACCTGGGGTCGGGGGAgacaatgagacacaggtggaacACATTAGGGCAGGCAGTTCAATCACCAAGGTGGGAAACTTGACAGGAAGATGGAGATGAGGCtggacttcaaaataaaacaggaagtgacagaaacacaaggacacacaacaCTAACCACACAATTTTAATTAATCTACAGCTTTAAATCAAGGGGATGAACTTAAACATGTTTAGAATAAAATCTAtataaaatctatatttaaaatgtttagaaACTACAGGTCTTGTGTACACAATCCACTACTTTAAATCCACTACTTCAGTGTAATTGGAAAAACTGACATAATTCTAACAAAAGTAGAGTATCACAGACCATAAGGAGGTCCAGTGGATTATGCCTTTTGCCAGTCAAACCCTTTGGTGTTATCAGACAAACCAGTTATTGtttgttaatatatatatatatatatatatatatatatatatatatatatgtatataaaatataaatgtacgatccatttttattattttagatcaAGTTGATAATCCCTTCCTTATACATCTCAACTCCTGAAGGGCCGAAATGCTGAGGAGCAGGTGAAGATGATCCAGCAAGTTGAGATGTTCAACAAGATGTTGCCACAGCAACAGCGAATCACTATCTCCGTGGAGATAGAGAAGACCCGAGAACCGCTCTATCAGCTGTTTCCATATGGTGATGTGGTACGAGTCTCTGTGATGTGTCTATGCTGAAATACGAGAACATGGAACTTGAAGAacactttctgttgtgtttttaaggtCTTTGTCAGTAAAGACGTTGCTCGTCACTTTGGGTTCCATTCGGCTGAAGCCGCTCTGAAAGGACTCTACGGTCGAGTCAAACAGGGGTGAGTGGAGGTCAGAGGACAGCCGATTATTTATTGAtgctatttattaattatttattaattattgttGGACTCTCAGGGCTGTCCTGGTCTGTGCCTGGGCAGAAAAGGGAGCTGATGCTTTGGGTCCTGATGGTTTAATCGTTCATTCAGACGCATTTCCTCCTGAAACTATACTTGATACTCTTGGAGCTGGAGACACATTCAATGCTGCCGTCATCTACACGCTGTCCAAGGGTGAGACCACCAATAAGACATTTGTTGAACaatgagacattttaaagtcCATTGGAGACATTTATTGTTTATGTCAGTGAGAACTGAAATATCTCTTCTGAATATTTCTCTCCTGACATGAAGCTCTTGTGTGGGTGAGTTTTTCCAGGGCTACGTTCCCACTGGTCATCTGgatgttttgtatttctgtctCAAGTTGTAGATCAACGTATAACCATAACTAAATAATTAGTAATAACACAGCAGATaagtttcatttcaattttattttatctatatagcatcaataacatctcaagacactttacaaaaaccgaccggaaacctccagatcagcctgaAGGCTTATTTGGAGGGACTCCAAGGCCAGCCGggtggaaacagagaagaacaagGGAAActagataaacaaacttctgtcacagatacaaacatggatctgaaggaaacatgtagaatctaataatataatatatacagtagctgatgatctatgagacagtttgagagtagaagaggaatcatgggcaggttggtgaatagttcatctaggtaggagtggacacctggaggaggacatgaagactgggacagatgcagtttatggagctccacaggtctgatacacagactccagaccatgaagactgggctggttgatgaggcagatgtagcttagaactccacaggtcagatattcagaaaataaattgtaagaaattagaggacaggagttggtctttcatatatgatggagcttggcctttcagggccttgtatgtaaggaggaggattttaaa
This genomic window contains:
- the khk gene encoding ketohexokinase isoform X1 → MEEQKKILCVGLVCLDIINVVNNYPEEDTDSRCLSQRWQRGGNASNSCTVLSLLGASCAFMGSLSPGPVANFILEDFQKFCIDVSLLTEHAQCNLPTSVVISNISTGSRTILHMNSFIMADFSQREIDVSAVVWQVEGQTPCACCVVCPSSGSRTVVLSDTNLPDVTAEDFAKVDLRQFKWIHWEGRNAEEQVKMIQQVEMFNKMLPQQQRITISVEIEKTREPLYQLFPYGDVVFVSKDVARHFGFHSAEAALKGLYGRVKQGAVLVCAWAEKGADALGPDGLIVHSDAFPPETILDTLGAGDTFNAAVIYTLSKGGSLNDAVKFGCRVAGRKCGFHGYDGIRDMLTDEELKI
- the khk gene encoding ketohexokinase isoform X3, which gives rise to MEEQKKILCVGLVCLDIINVVNNYPEEDTDSRCLSQRWQRGGNASNSCTVLSLLGASCAFMGSLSPGPVANFIMADFSQREIDVSAVVWQVEGQTPCACCVVCPSSGSRTVVLSDTNLPDVTAEDFAKVDLRQFKWIHWEGRNAEEQVKMIQQVEMFNKMLPQQQRITISVEIEKTREPLYQLFPYGDVVFVSKDVARHFGFHSAEAALKGLYGRVKQGAVLVCAWAEKGADALGPDGLIVHSDAFPPETILDTLGAGDTFNAAVIYTLSKGGSLNDAVKFGCRVAGRKCGFHGYDGIRDMLTDEELKI
- the khk gene encoding ketohexokinase isoform X2 — its product is MEEQKKILCVGLVCLDIINVVNNYPEEDTDSRCLSQRWQRGGNASNSCTVLSLLGASCAFMGSLSPGPVANFILEDFQKFCIDVSLLTEHAQCNLPTSVVISNISTGSRTILHMNRNLPDVTAEDFAKVDLRQFKWIHWEGRNAEEQVKMIQQVEMFNKMLPQQQRITISVEIEKTREPLYQLFPYGDVVFVSKDVARHFGFHSAEAALKGLYGRVKQGAVLVCAWAEKGADALGPDGLIVHSDAFPPETILDTLGAGDTFNAAVIYTLSKGGSLNDAVKFGCRVAGRKCGFHGYDGIRDMLTDEELKI